The genomic segment ATATCGAAAATCGGGCCGCGAGAATTGGAATTGCATCGTCTTGGGCTGCGTGTGCAAACCTATGATTTACAGTAGGTTATAGTGGTGGCCAGAGATTAGGCAGCGGCAGAATCTGTCTATTGCAGGAAGCAGGGTCCTTGCGAAGAATTAGCTCCACACCAGGGCCGTCGAACGACGGTGCCGCGTCAGACATTCCGCCGGTCGTAAAAATGGCAACCAGTGGATCGCCACTCGTCAGCGTCGTCATTCCGGTCTACAACGGCCAGGATACCATCGCGGACGCCATTCGCAGTGTGCTCGCCCAGACCTACGCGAACTTCAACCTTACGATCGCGAACAACTGCAGCACCGACGGCACGGCGGCGATCGCCGAGGAGTTCGCGCGGAACGATCCCCGGGTGCGGGTCTACCACGCCACCGAATTCGTCTCCGTCGTCGACAGCCACAATCGGGCGTTCACGCTGATCTCCGATGACGCGGCGTACTGCAAGATCCTGATGGCCGACGATTGGCTTTTCCCGAACTGTCTGACGGAGCTGGTCGCGGTCGCCGAGGCGTATCCGACGATCGGCATGGTGTCGTCGTACATGCTGAGGGAAAACCGAGTCGTGTTCGACGGGCTGCCCTACGGCGCACCATTCTGGACGGGACGCGAGGCGGCGCGCCGCTACCTCCTCGAGGGAATCGACTCCTTCGGCGGTCCATCGGCGTCGCTGATTCGAGCCGACGTCGTTCGAGCGAAGCGTCCGTTCTGCAACCCGCGCATCTACCACGGCGACACCGACGCTTATCTCGACGTCATGCAGCGGCACGACTTCGGGT from the Gemmatimonadaceae bacterium genome contains:
- a CDS encoding glycosyltransferase family A protein yields the protein MATSGSPLVSVVIPVYNGQDTIADAIRSVLAQTYANFNLTIANNCSTDGTAAIAEEFARNDPRVRVYHATEFVSVVDSHNRAFTLISDDAAYCKILMADDWLFPNCLTELVAVAEAYPTIGMVSSYMLRENRVVFDGLPYGAPFWTGREAARRYLLEGIDSFGGPSASLIRADVVRAKRPFCNPRIYHGDTDAYLDVMQRHDFGFVYQVLSFQRRDQQAATTPYLERVTARPAEVVDLVTRFGPVYLSPVEYKRRRRRVEHLYYKMLARSLFESRGDEFWDFHERLATDLGRGIDHARLRKYVSLHVVDKALNPLNTFLPLAKRMFSRAQDAGSHATAPAPVKALTR